Proteins encoded together in one Microbacterium sp. zg-Y625 window:
- a CDS encoding acetylornithine transaminase, translating into MTANNWQDDAQRDLVRNVGERAALFVRGEGAALWDAEGRRYLDFLAGIAVNSIGHAHPTFVEAVSRQAATLAHVSNFFATPSQLELAARLKRLAGTGPDGRVYFGNSGAEANEAAFKLARLHGGADRPRILAFKDAFHGRTMGTLALTGKPYMQEPFLPMVPGVEFIDSTVEALEQAMDDRVAALFVEPIKGEAGVVELPEGFLRAAREITARHGALLIIDEIQTGAGRTGAWFAFQHAGITPDAITVAKGIGGGFPIGALITFGAASELFYPGTHGSTFGGNALGTAVASAVLGEIESADLVHNAAVRGQQIRDAVAAIGSPLVDGCRGQGLLIGIALRHPVAGAVVAAAQEHGLIVNAANDSTVRLAPPLTIGDVEIDEFADLFARALSTVEQALLLDVPTDSEEASA; encoded by the coding sequence ATGACCGCGAACAACTGGCAGGACGACGCGCAGCGGGATCTGGTGCGCAACGTCGGTGAGCGCGCGGCGCTGTTCGTGCGCGGCGAGGGGGCAGCCCTCTGGGACGCCGAGGGGCGTCGTTACCTCGACTTCCTCGCCGGCATCGCGGTCAACTCCATCGGCCACGCCCACCCGACGTTCGTCGAGGCGGTCTCGCGGCAGGCCGCGACCCTCGCCCACGTATCGAACTTCTTCGCCACCCCATCGCAGCTCGAGCTCGCCGCGCGCCTGAAGCGCCTCGCCGGCACAGGCCCGGACGGCCGGGTGTACTTCGGAAACTCCGGGGCGGAGGCCAACGAAGCAGCTTTCAAGCTGGCCCGCCTGCACGGCGGAGCCGACCGGCCTCGCATCCTCGCCTTCAAGGACGCCTTCCACGGTCGCACCATGGGCACGCTCGCGCTCACCGGAAAGCCCTACATGCAGGAGCCGTTCCTGCCGATGGTGCCCGGGGTGGAGTTCATCGACTCCACCGTCGAGGCGCTCGAGCAGGCGATGGACGACCGGGTGGCGGCGCTGTTCGTCGAACCCATCAAGGGCGAGGCGGGCGTCGTGGAGCTGCCGGAGGGGTTCCTCCGCGCCGCCCGTGAGATCACCGCGCGTCACGGCGCGCTGCTCATCATCGACGAGATCCAGACCGGGGCAGGACGCACCGGGGCCTGGTTCGCGTTCCAGCACGCCGGCATCACCCCCGACGCCATCACGGTGGCGAAGGGCATCGGCGGCGGGTTCCCCATCGGGGCGCTCATCACGTTCGGCGCCGCGAGCGAGCTGTTCTACCCCGGCACCCACGGCTCGACCTTCGGCGGCAACGCCCTCGGCACCGCCGTCGCCTCGGCGGTGCTGGGCGAGATCGAGAGCGCGGACCTGGTGCACAACGCCGCTGTCCGCGGTCAGCAGATCCGCGATGCCGTCGCCGCCATCGGGTCGCCCCTGGTGGACGGATGCCGCGGGCAGGGACTGCTCATCGGCATCGCGCTGCGGCATCCCGTCGCAGGCGCCGTCGTCGCCGCCGCGCAGGAGCACGGGCTCATCGTCAACGCGGCCAACGACAGCACCGTGCGCCTCGCGCCGCCGCTGACGATCGGCGACGTCGAGATCGACGAGTTCGCCGACCTGTTCGCCCGCGCGCTGTCCACCGTCGAGCAGGCGCTCCTGCTCGACGTCCCCACCGATTCCGAGGAGGCATCCGCGTGA
- the argF gene encoding ornithine carbamoyltransferase has protein sequence MTRHLLRDDDLTAAEQAEILELAVALKKDRWKLKPLEGPQTVAVIFDKSSTRTRVSFAVGIADLGGSPLIISTASSQLGGKETPADTARVLERQVAAIVWRTYAQAGLEEMAAGTRVPVVNALSDDFHPCQLLADLLTIREHKGQLKGLTLAFFGDGCSNMGHSYALAGVTAGMHVRIASPEEYAPRADVVADAERRAAETGGSLTLYTDPVEAAAGADVVVTDTWVSMGKEEEKAARLRELGAYKVTPETMALAAPDAMFMHCLPADRGYEVDAEVIDGPQSVVWDEAENRLHAQKALLVWLLRQQ, from the coding sequence GTGACCCGTCACCTGCTGCGCGACGACGACCTGACCGCCGCCGAACAGGCCGAGATCCTCGAGCTGGCCGTCGCCCTGAAGAAGGACCGTTGGAAGCTGAAGCCCCTCGAGGGGCCGCAGACGGTCGCGGTGATCTTCGACAAGTCCTCGACCCGTACCCGGGTGTCGTTCGCCGTCGGCATCGCCGACCTCGGCGGATCGCCGCTCATCATCTCCACGGCCAGCAGTCAGCTGGGCGGCAAGGAGACCCCCGCCGACACCGCGCGCGTGCTCGAGCGTCAGGTCGCGGCGATCGTCTGGCGCACGTACGCGCAGGCCGGGCTCGAGGAGATGGCGGCAGGCACGCGGGTGCCGGTGGTCAACGCGCTCAGCGACGACTTCCACCCCTGCCAGCTGCTGGCGGACCTCCTCACCATCCGTGAGCACAAGGGCCAGCTGAAGGGCCTGACGCTCGCCTTCTTCGGCGACGGATGCAGCAACATGGGCCACTCCTACGCGCTGGCGGGCGTGACGGCGGGCATGCACGTGCGCATCGCGTCGCCTGAGGAGTACGCGCCGCGAGCCGACGTCGTCGCCGACGCCGAGCGCCGCGCCGCCGAGACCGGCGGGTCGTTGACCCTCTACACCGACCCGGTCGAGGCCGCTGCCGGAGCCGACGTCGTCGTCACCGACACCTGGGTGTCGATGGGCAAGGAAGAGGAGAAGGCGGCGCGCCTGCGAGAGCTCGGCGCGTACAAGGTCACCCCCGAGACCATGGCGCTCGCCGCGCCGGACGCCATGTTCATGCACTGCCTCCCCGCCGACCGCGGCTACGAGGTCGACGCCGAGGTGATCGACGGCCCGCAGAGCGTGGTGTGGGATGAGGCCGAGAACCGGCTGCACGCGCAGAAGGCCCTGCTGGTGTGGCTGCTGCGGCAGCAGTAG